One segment of Chloroflexota bacterium DNA contains the following:
- a CDS encoding aminopeptidase P family protein, which produces MIPSLCPDACRARRETLRKQVSSAHAGVDALLVSRPEHVYYLTGFLHDPNNINNRAPQYLLIDADGGASLVIDGFGPNRPGLALMAENGIEVITGGWAAFDPLVPRTIAAARAVAAELGRRGIGRLGAEPAHLPRAAADEDAVVVDVEPLITRMRRRKDDDELAIIRAAIKVGERFHRAARERIRAGISEVDLYAEVVAEATKEAEQPLVMMCDFRSGPPMRTGLGPTGRIIEPGDNLLLDIYPYMKGYRCDITNTLNAGGRPTALQEKAMEAAIAGLNACAEAGRPGVSGDDFYRIQTDAIAEYDPAWKQMQGHAGHSLGLEHPEAPDFRTGNSETITEGDVITFEPHVFGDPFQGCRIEHNYLVTADGLEQLSQHEIGLC; this is translated from the coding sequence GTGATACCCAGCCTCTGCCCCGATGCCTGCCGCGCACGCCGCGAAACCCTCCGGAAGCAGGTCTCTTCCGCGCACGCCGGAGTCGACGCCCTGCTGGTGTCGCGGCCCGAACACGTGTACTACCTGACCGGATTCCTGCACGACCCCAACAACATCAACAATCGCGCCCCGCAGTACTTGCTGATCGACGCCGACGGCGGCGCGTCGCTGGTAATCGATGGGTTCGGTCCCAACCGTCCCGGACTCGCCCTGATGGCCGAGAACGGCATTGAGGTGATCACCGGTGGATGGGCCGCTTTCGACCCGCTGGTGCCGCGCACCATCGCGGCCGCCCGCGCGGTCGCGGCCGAACTTGGACGCCGCGGCATCGGGCGCCTTGGCGCCGAACCCGCCCACCTGCCGCGCGCGGCTGCCGACGAAGACGCGGTCGTGGTCGACGTCGAACCCCTCATAACCCGGATGCGGCGGCGCAAAGACGATGACGAACTGGCGATCATCCGCGCCGCGATCAAGGTCGGCGAGCGTTTTCACCGGGCCGCCCGCGAACGAATCCGGGCCGGAATCTCCGAGGTGGACCTGTACGCCGAGGTCGTGGCCGAAGCCACCAAGGAAGCCGAACAGCCGCTGGTGATGATGTGCGACTTCCGTTCCGGACCGCCCATGCGCACCGGATTGGGCCCGACCGGGCGGATCATCGAACCGGGTGACAATCTGCTGCTCGACATTTACCCCTACATGAAGGGCTACCGCTGCGACATCACCAACACCCTGAATGCGGGCGGGAGGCCGACCGCGCTGCAGGAGAAAGCGATGGAGGCGGCGATTGCGGGGCTAAACGCCTGCGCCGAAGCCGGCCGCCCAGGGGTGAGCGGTGACGACTTCTACCGGATCCAGACCGACGCGATCGCCGAATACGATCCGGCCTGGAAGCAGATGCAAGGGCACGCCGGCCATTCGCTCGGACTCGAGCATCCGGAAGCGCCCGACTTTCGCACCGGCAATTCCGAGACGATTACCGAAGGTGACGTGATCACGTTCGAGCCGCATGTCTTCGGCGACCCGTTCCAAGGCTGCCGCATCGAGCACAACTACCTGGTAACCGCCGACGGGTTGGAGCAACTCTCCCAGCACGAAATCGGGCTCTGCTGA
- a CDS encoding type II toxin-antitoxin system VapC family toxin — translation MRYWDSSALVPLLVDEPSSGARRSLLESDPVIVTWWGTPLECEAALARLGRQPGYGPASSQAARSALSELAGDWFEVSPGNQVRSRASRLLRVHPLRAAAALQLAAALVAVREHSSAIEFVCNDERLAEAARLEGFATV, via the coding sequence TTGAGGTACTGGGACTCGTCGGCGTTGGTGCCGTTGCTCGTGGACGAACCATCAAGCGGCGCCCGGCGATCGCTCCTGGAATCCGATCCGGTCATCGTCACCTGGTGGGGAACTCCTCTCGAATGCGAAGCGGCGTTGGCCCGGCTGGGCAGGCAGCCCGGGTACGGTCCGGCATCATCGCAGGCCGCACGCAGCGCTCTGTCCGAACTTGCCGGGGATTGGTTCGAGGTTTCGCCCGGCAATCAGGTCCGATCCAGGGCGTCACGCTTGCTGCGGGTGCATCCGCTGCGGGCAGCGGCCGCCTTGCAGTTGGCGGCAGCGCTGGTCGCGGTTCGCGAACATTCGTCCGCGATTGAATTTGTCTGCAACGACGAGCGCCTGGCCGAAGCCGCCCGCCTGGAGGGATTCGCCACCGTCTGA
- a CDS encoding type II toxin-antitoxin system prevent-host-death family antitoxin: MKIASVTQAKNGLSALLQEIERGESVLITSRGRPIATLAPYDPEGLGDEALLAEMVARGVVRPRRKKLDVDRFLARERPKMPPGMTGNDLIGWVRGSRR, translated from the coding sequence ATGAAAATAGCCAGTGTGACCCAGGCGAAGAACGGGTTGAGTGCTCTCCTGCAGGAGATCGAACGCGGCGAATCGGTTCTCATAACCTCCCGCGGCAGGCCGATTGCGACCCTGGCGCCGTACGACCCGGAAGGCCTCGGCGACGAAGCGCTTTTGGCCGAAATGGTGGCCCGCGGAGTAGTGCGGCCACGGCGCAAGAAACTCGATGTTGACCGGTTCCTCGCCCGCGAGCGCCCCAAGATGCCGCCGGGAATGACCGGAAACGACCTTATCGGCTGGGTCCGCGGGTCGCGCCGTTGA